Proteins from one Sylvia atricapilla isolate bSylAtr1 chromosome 1, bSylAtr1.pri, whole genome shotgun sequence genomic window:
- the LOC136368023 gene encoding histamine H3 receptor-like, with translation MHNSTAETPHAAATCNETWPTPPPSSEFSLGVLVLLAFLMVLLCLVTILGNTLVILAFVMDRNLRHRSNYFFLNLAVSDFAVGTFCMPLYIPYALTGTWHLGRSLCKLWLVMDYLVCTASVFNIVLISYDRFLSVTKAVSYRARQGIMSSPAIKMVAIWVLAFLLYCPAILFWEHVAGHSVVAADQCYAEFFHNWYFLLCASTLEFFVPLLLVTYFNMHIFHNIQRRQRRGSVQDCEPARSSNLSWRFCGLPWPGASSPPSEAEDSVSSLTRSWRPAVVANGPSRTETSSMALKRNFSASFCSRTGSKLQRDKKIAKSLAIIVCVFAICWAPYSLLMIIRGACQGKCIHNSLYEATFWLLWINSSLNPFLYPLCHMRFRMAFLKILCPKKFAALRSGNTPSF, from the exons ATGCACAACAGCACAGCCGAGACTCCGCACGCGGCTGCGACGTGTAACGAGACCTGGCCCACGCCGCCACCGAGCTCCGAGTTCTCCCTGggtgtgctggtgctgctggctttcctcatggtgctgctgtgtctggTGACCATCCTTGGAAACACCCTGGTGATCCTTGCTTTTGTGATGGACAGAAACCTGAGGCATCGGagtaattatttctttctgaatcttGCTGTTTCTGACTTTGCAGTGG GTACGTTCTGTATGCCGTTGTACATCCCTTATGCCCTGACAGGGACATGGCACTTGGGAAGAAGCCTGTGCAAGCTCTGGCTGGTCATGGACTACCTCGTGTGCACAGCTTCAGTGTTTAACATCGTCCTTATCAGCTATGACCGTTTCCTGTCAGTTACAAAAGCT gTATCTTACAGAGCCCGGCAGGGAATAATGTCCAGCCCTGCCATCAAGATGGTGGCCATCTGGGTCTTAGCCTTTCTCCTGTACTGCCCAGCCATCCTGTTTTGGGAGCACGTGGCCGGACACAGCGTGGTGGCGGCAGATCAGTGCTACGCCGAGTTCTTTCACAACTGGTACTTCCTGCTGTGTGCATCCACCCTGGAGTTCTTTGTGCCGCTGCTGCTGGTGACCTACTTCAACATGCACATCTTCCACAACATCCAGAGGCGCCAGCGGCGTGGCAGCGTGCAGGACTGTGAGCCTGCGAGGAGCAGCAACCTGTCCTGGAGGTTTTGTGGCTTGCCATGGCCAGGGGCATCATCTCCTCCATCAGAGGCAGAGGACAGTGTTTCATCACTAACGAGATCATGGAGACCAGCAGTGGTGGCTAATGGTCCATCTCGAACAGAAACCAGTTCTATGGCTCTCAAAAGGaacttttctgcttctttctgttCAAGGACTGGATCAAAACTGCAACGGGACAAGAAAATAGCTAAGTCTCTTGCCATAATTGTTTGTGTGTTTGCCATTTGCTGGGCCCCATATTCTTTATTGATGATCATCCGTGGGGCCTGCCAAGGAAAGTGCATCCATAACTCCCTGTATGAAGCAACCTTTTGGCTTTTGTGGATCAATTCCTCTTTGAACCCATTTCTTTATCCTCTCTGTCATATGAGGTTTCGAATGGCTTTTCTGAAGATATTATGTCCCAAAAAGTTTGCAGCATTGAGATCTGGTAACACACCTTCTTTTTAG